The genomic segment AACTGGAGGCCCGGGTCGTTCAGGCCCAGCTGACGCTGAACGCCACCAAGGCGCTGTTCAACCCCGGCGAGCGCCCGCTCGCCGTGGCCAAGGCCGAGGAGGAGCTGGCGGCCGCCCAACAGAAGCGCGACAAGTACCGGGACGAGCTCCGCCCGCGGCTCGAGTCGGCGGTGCGGAAGCAGGCCGAACAGCGCGAGCGGGCCCGAATGGCCGGCCTTCGCGACGCGGTTGCGGGCCTCAAAAAGCAAGAGGCGCTCGTCAAGACGAAGGTCCTCGACCTTCGGGAGGAAGTTGTTAAGTCTAACGATTATCGTGTTGAGATAGCGAAGATTCGTTCGGAAATTGCGCAGACCGAGAAGGTGATGACGCGGATCGCCGACGAGGCCAACAGCATCAAAATTGAACTCGGCGGGGCGCCGCCGCGGGTCTCCCTCGCGGAAGAGCCGCACGTCGTGCCCGGGCTCGGGGGCAGCCGGCGGAAGAAGTTCGCGGTGGCCGCGGTTCTGGGGGTGCTGTTCGTCGGGTTCGCGGGCGTGGTGCTCTGGGAGCAGCGCACCGCCCGGGTGACGCACCCGGACGACGTGACCGTGGCCCTCGGGGTCCGGCTGATCGGGGCCGTCCCGCCGGCGGGGCCGGCGCAGGACGGGACGCACGCGGTCCTGGTCGAGGCGATCGACGCGACCCGAACGATGCTGCTGAGCGGGGGCCCCGATTCGGACCTGCGGGTGGTGGTGGTCGCGAGCGCGATCGCCGGGGAGGGGAAGACGTCGCTCTCGGGCCACCTGGCGATCAGCCTGGCGCGGGCCGGCTCCCGGACGCTCCTGATCGACGGCGACCTGCGGGCGCCGACGGCCCAGCGGGTGTTCGGCGGCCCCCTGGCCCCCGGCCTCTGCGAGGTGCTCCGGGGCGAGATCGGGGCCGTGGCCGCGGTGCGCCCGACGGACGTGCCGGGCCTCTCGGTCCTGACCGCGGGCGAGTGGACGCTGGTCACCCGCCAGGCGCTCGTCGGGAACGGCTGGCGGGCCGTGAAAGAGCAGCTCCGGGCCGCGTTCGATTTCGTCGTGGTCGACACGTCCCCCCTTCTGCTCGTGTCCGACGCCCTCCTGCTGGCCCGCGAGGCGGACGGGGTCGTCGTCTCCGTGCTGATGGGGGTCAGTCAGGTCGCCCTCACCGAAGAGGCCGTCAGCCGGCTCCAGACGGTCCGGGCGAAGTTGACCGGCGTGATCGCGAACGGGGTTCGAAGCGCGGCGCACGAGTACACCCGCGCGTACCGCGCGCACGAGTCCCCGGCGCTGCCGGTGGGGGGCGCCGGTGGCCCGCACGAACGGTGACGTGCGCCCGCCTGTTCGGTTGCTCGCCCCCGTTCGGTTCCCGTTCGTCTTTCTCGGACTCGCACCCGGAGCGGATCAGCATGGTTGCCCACCCTCGCCCCCTTGCCGGTCTTGATGACGCGACGCGCTGTCCGGGGCCGGTGCGCCCCGATCGGCTCAAGCGCGCGATCGACGTCGGCACCGGGCTCGGCCTCTTGATCGGGGCCCTGCCGGTGGTCCTCGCCATCTGGGCGCTGGTCCGGGCGACGTCGCCCGGGCCCGGCTTCTACTCGCAGGTCCGGGTCGGTCGGGGCGGCCGGCCCTTCTGGATTTACAAAATCCGGACGATGACGGTCAACTGCGAGGCCGGGTCCGGTGCGAAGTGGGCCACAAAGGGCGACACGCGCGTCACGCCCGTCGGCCGGGTGCTGCGGAAGTTGCACCTCGACGAGCTGCCCCAGCTCTGGAACGTGCTCCGCGGGGACATGAGCCTGGTGGGGCCGCGCCCGGAGCGGCCGGAGTTCGTCGTTCCCCTGTCGGCGGAGGTCGCGGGGTACCCGGAGCGGCACCGGGTGCGGCCCGGCGTGACGGGGCTGGCTCAGATCCAACTGCCGGCCGACACCGACCTCGCGTCCGTGCGGCGGAAGGTGGTGCTCGACCGGCACTACGTCGAGTTCGGGACCCTGTGGCTCGACCTCCGCATCGCGCTCGGGACGCTCGTGTACCTCCTGGGCTTTTCCTACGCCCGGGTCCGGCGCCTGTTGGCGCTCCCGAACCCCCTGGGCGCCCCTCGGGCGGAGGCCGCCCGGCGCCACGGCGCCCACGAGGTGCTGGGGCTCGGTGCGTGCCACGAGCCCCCCCAACTCGAGGCCGAGGGCGGGCCGGCGGCGCGCGGTGCGGTCCGATGAACTTCGTCCTCTTCGTGCTGCTGAACGCGGTCCTGTTCGTCCGCCCGGAGGAGCTGTACCCGAGCATCGCCGGGCTGCGCCTCTTCATGCTGTTGATCGTCCCGTGCGTCCTGCTCTCCCTGCGGCAGATCACCCACCTCCTTTCGTCGGACGCGCTGCAGCGGCGCCCGGTGGCGGTGTGCGTGCTCCTGTTCTACGCCTCGACCCTCGTGACCCAACTGGTCGCGGGGAACCTCGAGGGTGCGCTGCTCCAGAACGGCCCGGGGTTCGGGAAGGTGATCCTGTACTATTTCTTGCTCCTGGCCGTCGTGAACACCCCGGAGCGGCTGCGGGCGTTAGTGGCGGCGCTCGTCGTGCAGATCCTCGTGCTCACGGCGATCGCCCTGGCCCAGCAATACGGGGTGGCGACCTTCCCCAGCATCAAGCCCGCGATGCAGACGATGTTCGACGCCGAGACCGGCGAGCGGTACACGATCCCGCGCATGGCGAGCAGCGGCATCTTCAGCGACCCCAACGACCTGTGCCTCGTTTTGGGGCTGGGGATCTTGTGCTGCGTCTACGGCGCGACGACCGGCTCCCCCGGCCCCGTCGGGCTCGTCCTCTGGGCGCTCCCGGTCCCGGTCTTCGTCGCCGCGCTCCTGGAAACGCACTCGCGCGGCGGCCTGTTGGGGGTGCTCGCGGGCGGGGGCGCGTACCTGTATTCGCGGTTCGGCGGCGCGCGGGCGCTGCCCCTGGCCGCGGCCGGCGCGGCGGCGGCGCTCGTCGCCGTCGGCGGTCGGCAGGCGGACGTCGGGAGCGGCGGCGGCACCGCGCACGAACGAATGATCATGTGGGCGGAAGGGCTGCACACGCTGTTCCAGCGGCCGCTGGCCATTCCGACGGGGCTGGGGTTCGGGTGGTACCCGGACGAGTTCGGCCTGGTGGCCCACAACTCGTTCGTCGAGGCCTATGTCGAACTCGGGCTCCTCGGGGGCGGCGCGTTCCTCGGCGCCTTCCTCCTCGCCCTGCGCCTGATCGACCGCCTCGGCAAGGGGATCGAGGCCGCGGGGTGGGCCCTCGAGGCGCGGCCCTTCGCCTTCGCCGTCCTCGCGGCCTACGCCGTGGGGTGCTACTCCCTCACCCGAAATTATGTCATCCCGACGTACCTGGTCCTGGGGCTCGCCTCGGTGCTCCTGGAGACGTCCGTGGCGCGGCTCCCGGTGCCGTTCCAGGTGAACCGCGAATGGTTCACGCGCGCCGTCCTGTTCGCGATCGGCGGGCTGGTGTTTATGAAATTTGCCACGCAAGGCCTGGGCATGGCAGGTATTTAATAGATCAGAATAACCATGATTGAGACCCCCGCTACACCCGGGCCCGCGGCCCCCGCCGCGCGGCCCCCCGAGCCCGCGCCCCGCCGGACGGTGATCGAGCCGCCCGCCGGCTGGCAGCTCATCGACCTGGGCGAGCTGTGGCGGTTCCGCGAGCTGGTGTTCTTCCTGATCTGGCGCGACGTCAAGGTGCGCTACAAGCAGGCCGCGCTCGGGATCGCGTGGGCGGTCCTCCAGCCGGCCCTGTTGATGGCGGTGTTCAGCGTGTTTCTCGGGCAGCTCGGCGGCCTGTCCGGCGGCGAGACGCCGTACCCGCTCTTCGTGCTGGCGGGGCTGATCGCGTGGACGTTCTTCTCGGCGGCCGTCGGCCAGGCGGGCGGCAGCGTGATCGGGTCCGAGCGCCTGATCACCAAGATCTACTTCCCGCGGCTGGCCGTGCCGTTCGCCGCCGTCGGGGCGGCGGCGTTCGACTTCGCCATCTCGCTCGGGCTGCTCGGGGTGGTGATGGCGGCGTACGGGTACCCGCCGAGCTGGCAGATCGTGTTCGCCCCGCTGGCGTTCGGGGTGCTGCTGACCGCCGCCACCGGCCTGGGCACGCTGCTCGCCGCGCTGACGGTGACGTACCGCGACTTCCGCTTCGTGACCCCGTTCCTGATCCAGGTGGGGATGTACGCGACCCCGACCATTTACATGATGGTCCCCGCCGACCCGTCGGACGGGTTGCGCCTGTGGCTCGCCCTGAACCCCCTGGTCGCCCCGATCGCCGCGTTCCGGGCGTGCGTCCTCGGCGGGCCGGTCCCGTGGGGCGGGCTGGCGCTGTCGGCCGGGGCCGCGGCCGCCCTGTTCGTGTTCGGGTGCCTCTATTTCCGGAAAGTGGAAGACGAGTTCGCGGACCGGATCTGAACCCCCGGTGCCGGCGCCTGTTACGGACCCTCCCTCGGTGAACGGGTTTTTCGTGGAAGCTTCGCCCCGCACGTCTCGCGTTCGTGAGTTCCGGGCCGCCGCCGGGCTCTACGCCCTCGCACTGGGCGTCCGCCTCGCGTACCTGTTCGCCGTCGTCCACCCCGCCCCGCTGGTCGGCGACGAGCCGGATTTTTTTGACCCCGCGGCGAACCTGGTCGCGGGCCGCGGGTATTCGATGGTCCCGCAACAGTCGCCGGACGGGGTCATGCACCCGACGGCGAACCGGCCGCCGGGGCCGGCGGTCGTCCTGGCGGGCGCGTTCGCGGTGTTCGGGCCGAGCGTCCTGGTCGCGCGGCTGACCTGCGCGCTCGCGGCCAGCGCGGCCGCGCCGCTCGTGTACGCCGTTACGAAGCGGATCGGCGGGGGCCCGCGACCGCGCTCGGCGCCGGCGCGCTGGCGTGCGTTTACCCGTCGTGGGTCTACTATTCCGTGATGGTCCTGTCCGAAAGCTTTTACATCCCGGTGCTCCTGGCGGTGCTGCTGCTCACGGACCGGGTCGTGCGCTCACGGGCCCCGGCCCGCTGGCTGCTGCTCGGGTGCGCGTGGGGGGGGGCCGCCCTCGTTCGGCCCCACGCGCTGCCCTGTTGCGTCCTGATTTGTGCGGTCGCCCTGTGGAAGTGGCCGGCCCTCTTCTCGCGGCTGCTGCTCCTGGGCGCGGGGCTGGCCGCCGTGCTCGGGGCCTGGGTCGCGCGGAACTGCGTCGAGATCGGCCACCCCGTGCTGCTGGCGACCGAAGGGGGCGAAACCTTACTCGGCGCGAACAACCCGTACGTGTGGCACGACCCCGCGTACTCCGGTCTGTGGCTCGCGCCGGTCGCGATACCCGAGTACCGGGACCGTCTGCGCCCCATCCGCGGCGAGGTCGAGCGCGACCGGGAGCAGAACCGGATCGCGCTGGCGTTCGTCCGCGAGAACCCGGCCTCGGCTCCGGGAGCGGTCGCCCGCAAGCTCTGGCGCTGGCTGACCCCGGTGCCGCACACCGGCGGGCTGGTCCGGGTGCTGACGCTGGGGTCGTACGCGCCGCTCCTGGTGTTCCTGTTCCTCGGCGCGGCCCGCGGCGCCGCCCGCGGCGGCGGCCCGCGCGATTTCATGCTCCTGATGGCCCTGGCGGTCACGGCGGCCTCGTTCGCCATTACCGCGGTCTACTGGGGCAATCTGGTTCGCGGCCGGCTCCCGCTCGAGATGATGTGGCTGCCGTGGGGGGCCGCGTCCGCGGGCGCCCTGTTCACGCGGCTGGCGCGCCGCCGGCCGGTGGCCCGTTGATCGGGCGCCGGAGCGCCGGGCGGTGGTAGTTGCCGCCGCCCGGCGCGGGCGGCTCGATGTTTTGTGCGCCCCGAAGCGGACGACACCGACGGAGATGTGATGACGGCACCGGCCATACGAGTCGAGCGGCTGGGTAAGCGGTACCGGCTGGCCCACGCCCAGGAGGGGGCGCCGTACCGAACGCTCCGCGAAAGTATCATGACGTTTGCGGCGGCGCCGTTTCGGAAGCGCGGGTCGGTGGAGGAGTTCTGGGCGCTCGACGACGTGTCGTTCGAGGTGCAGCCGGGCGAGGTGGTGGGCGTGATCGGGCGCAACGGCGCGGGAAAGAGTACGCTCCTGAAGATCTTGAGCCGGATCACCAAGCCGACAACTGGCCGCGTGGAGCTCAACGGCCGGGTCGGCAGCCTGCTCGAAGTGGGAACGGGCTTTCACCCGGAACTCACGGGCCGTGAAAACGTGTACCTGAACGGTAGCATCCTCGGCATGAGCCGGGCCGAGATCGCCCGGAAGTTCGACGAGATCGTGGCCTTCGCCGAAGTGGAGAAGTTCCTCGACACGCCGGTGAAGCGGTACAGCAGCGGGATGTACGTCCGACTGGCGTTCGCCGTCGCCGCGCACCTGGAGCCGGAAATCCTGATCATCGACGAAGTGCTCGCGGTCGGTGATGCCGTCTTCCAGAGGCGGTGCATTAATCGCATGGCCGAACTCAGCCGATCCGGCCGGTCTCTGATCTTCGTCAGCCACCAGCTCGATATCATCAAGAAGCTGTGCAAGCGCGGGGTGCGCCTTGTGCGGGGCCGGATCGAGGACGCGGGGCCGATCGAGCAGGTGATTCAGAACTACCAGAGCGACTACCGGGAACTGGATCAGACGACGGACGCCATCACGGGCTACCGCACCGGCAACGGCAAAGCGCGGTTCGAGCGGCTCAAGCTGATCGGGCAGGACCGCGCCCCGACCGGGGACCTCCGGTCCGGGCAGCGGCTGGCGGTCGAGATCGAAATCGGTGCCCAACAGCGGGTCGAAGGCGCCTCGATCGGGCTCGTTCTGAGAACGCTCGAGGGCGCGCGGATCGTCTCGAGTTTGACCGAAGAGGTCGGGTTCACGGTGGCGCTCGAGCCCGGGCCGAACGCCTTTGTGTGCTCGTTCGAACCGCTCCCGCTGCGCCCCGGCCGGACGCTGGCTCTCGAGCTGTGGCTGTTCGACGGTGACGTCCTCGATCACGTCGACGTCGCCAGGATCGTGGACGTTGTCGAGGGCGAGCCGACCGAGTACTCCTCACGGGCAGACCAAGGGGCGCTGCTCTGTCCGTACACGTGGGCGCGGCGGGCGCCACAGTAGCGTCACGAGAGAGCACCTTCACGCGAGGTCAGCATGGGCCGATTTTGGACGCTCCAGTTCTTCCGCGCGTGGCACGCGCGCCTCACGCTCGGGTCGGTCCTTCGTTACCGATCGTTCCTGGTCCGGGAGGGGGCCCAGCAACTGCGGCCGACCGGGCTCCTCCGCTTGGCGATCAAGAGCCCCATCAAGGAGACGATCTGGCTGCGCGAAGTCGGCTCCGACCTGAGCACGTTTGACGAGATCCTAATCAAACAGGTGTACCGGTCCGCGGTCGGGGCCCTTCGCGACTGTCGCTACGTTGTCGATCTGGGCGCCAACATCGGCCTCGCGTCCCTGTACTTCGCACACGCCTTTCCGAACAGCCGGGTGCTGGCGGTCGAGCCCGACCCCCGAAATTACGCCCTGCTGGCCCGCAACACGCACCGGCTCGGCCGCGCGAACCGGGTCGTGACGAAGCAGGCCGCGATCTGGTCAAGGGACGCCCCAGTAAACTTGGTCAACCACCACGCGGACCACGACTACAACCGGCTCGAGGTGACCGCGACCGACCGGCCCGATTCCCGGCGTCACCTTGGAATCGCTGATCGGGGCCGCCGGGTTCCCCCACATCGACCTGCTGAAAGTGGACGTGGAAGGCGCCGAGGTCGAACTCTTCCGCACCGCCGATCGCTGGATCGATCGCGTGAACGTAATATGTATCGAGTTTCACGGCGACAGCCGCGAGACGACGGGCTTCGACCGGTTGATGGCGGAGCACGGGTTCCGAATCGTCTACACCGATTACCACACCACGCTCGCGCTCCGGGGAGTACCGGCTCATTGATCGCACCGTTCGTTCCGAGAGCGCACCGCCCGTGAGCCGGAACGACCGGGCCGCTGCCCGATGGCGGGTGCCAGGGGCGCGGTGCGCCGGAGCGGACGGGCACGGGCGGTGCGAACCGGTTGGTCGACCCAAACTCGAATCGCGGTGCAGGGCCGTATTCCATCCAATGCACAGAACACTCGCCCTCATTCCCTATGTTCCGCACCCGCCCTTCGGTGGCGGCGACCAGCGGGTGCATCACGTCCTGACGGCCCTCGCGGGCGCCGGCGAGTTGGTCGTCTGGGCGCTGTCGCGGCACCTCGACCAGCCGGACGGCTGGCCGCTCGCGGCCCGGTTCGCGGAGCGGCCGCGCGTCTTCTCTCACGGGGCGCCCGGGGCCGCGAGCGAGCCCGCGCCCCCGCTGACGGGCTTATTTAATCAGCCGTTTCCCACCTGGCCCGGCCGGGTCCGAGCGGACTATTCTCACGCCCTGTGGGCCGCCCTCGAGCGGCTCGACCTCGGCGGGTTCTCGGCCGTCCACGTCGAATCGCTCGGCATGATCCCGTACGGCGTGGCCCTGAGAGCTCGACACCCGCGGTTGCGGCTCACGCTCAATGTCGACAACATCGATCCGGTGTACGCGTGGCAAGCGCTCCGGGTCGCGCCCCGGTGGTTCTCGCGCCCGACCTACTGGGCGGTGCGCAACATCGCGCAACTGTTCCGCTTCTCGCGGCGCTGGTTCCCCGCCTTCGATGCCGTGTGGGTGTGCTCGGGAACCGATCGCCGGTGGGTGTTGCGGTGGACGAACCAGCGGCGCGTCGTCGTCGTGCCCAACGGTATGGACTGTGCGATGTTTTCCGACCTGGACCCGGCCCCCGATTGCCCGCGGCTGGTGATGACGGGGACAATGATGGAGGGGCCGAACAGCGACGGGATGGCGTGGTTCGCGGACCGGGTTTGGCCGGAGGTCCTGAGGGCCGTCCCGGGGGCCGAGTTCTGGTGCGTGGGCCGCGACCCGTGCCCGCCCGTCCTTGAGGCCGCGCAGCGGCACCCCGGGATCACGGTCACCGGGAGCGTTCCGGACGTGCGCCCGTACCTGGCACGGGCCGCAGTGAGCGTTGCTCCGGTTCGGTACGGGACGGGGACCCGGTTGAAGATCCTGGAGGCGATGGCCGCGGGGCTGCCGGTGGTTTCGACCCGGCTCGGGGCCGACGGGTTGGGCTTCCGTCACGGCCGGGAACTGCTCCTCGCCGACCGGGCCGGCGACTTCGCGAACGCGTGTATCCGGCTGTTGACAGACGCGGGCGCGCGCACGCGGTTGGGGGCGACCGGGCGCCGTTCCGTTCAGAAGTACGATTGGAAAGCGATTTACCAAACCATCAGTTCGCTCGCCGCTGCGGGGGCCGAGCGTGCGCCCGGTGCTCGCGCGCCGGTCTGACCCGCCGCCCGTGCGGCACGGGGACCGGCGAACTGGTCGCCCGGTCCCGACGGCGGTCGCGGCCACTCCGGCCCCGGTCGCGACCCGCTCGGCGCGGAACGCCCCGCGCCCGGCCCAACAACAACCGGTCCCGCCCCCATGAGAGCCCTCGCCCCCGCGCTCGTCGTCCTGGCCCTCGCTGCCCACGGGTGGGGGCTCGCGCTGGTTCGTGTCCCGCTGATCAACTGGTACGACGAGGGGGTGTACCACGCGTCGGCGGTGCGAGCCGCCGAGGGCGACCGGCCGTACCGCGACTACTTCGTCGCCCACCCGCCCGGGGTCGTGTGGTTCAACGCGCTCTGGGTCCGTTTGGGGCTCGATCTGGTCGGCATTCGTGCCGTGTACTGGGGGCTCGGGGTCCTGTATCTGGTGCTGCTCGCGCGGTTCCTGGTGGCCGTGCAGCGCCCGGACGAGGGCGACCGGTCCCGCGCCGCCGCGGTCGCCTGGCTGGGCGCCGTGTTTGTGGCCGCGAGCCCCCTCATCCAGATGCAGACGACGCAGGTGTTGACCCACCTGCCGGCGCTGATTTTGACGCTCCTGGGGTTCTCGGAACTGGTGCGCCGGGGCGGCCCGTTCCCGCTCCGGGCCGGCTTGTGGGTGGCCGCCGCGTCCGCGTTCCGCGTCCAGGCGGCGTTCTCGGTCCCGGCGCTGATGGCGTATGTGCTCCTCGCGTCGGGGTGGCGGTCCGGGTCCCGTGCTTCGGTGTGGCTGGCGCTCGGGGCCGGGGCCGGCGCGGCTGCGTTCCACGGCGCAATGGCCGCGACCCACGAGAACTACTGGCGGTGCGTGATCGAGTTTCATAACACGCGCCCGGTCAGTGGCGTCTCGCTCCGCGCCGCGACCCTCTTGAAGGTCCTTGAAGAGCCCCAAGCCGTGCTCGGCCTGGTGGGGGCCTCCTGCCTCGTCCTCTCGAACCGGCCCGCGGTGCGCGGACTCGCCGGGTTCAGTCTGGTGAGCCTCGCCCTCACCGTGTGCGCCTCGCGGTTCATTGGCGAGGGCTATTTCATTCCGGGGTGGCCGTACCTGTTGGGGTGCGGCGCGCTCCTCCTGGGTGAGACGCGGGAGCCGGGGACCGGGGCGCGACACCTGTTCGCGGCGGCCGTTTGTATCGCGGCCCTCCAAGCGGTCGCCCTCGTTCCCACCTTGAATTTCCGCCTCGCGCGGCTCGCCCCCGCGGAGCGGGAGTTCATTGCCCGGTTGCGGGCGACCGAGGGGAAACGGTGCTGACGACGCACGTGAAGGCGGCGCACTATGCCGGCAAGCGGCCGGTTGCGGATTACCACAACCCCGACTGCTGCGCCCGGGAGATGAGCACCCAGTTCTGCGACTGGTTCGTGACCGCCGCGGCGCGCGCCGACATTGTTGTCGTGAACCAGGAGCTGTTGATGTGGATCCGGCCCGAGCAGTGCGGCCGGTTGCGCGCTCTGGGGAAGCCGCTCGTGTTCGCGACCGACGAGGACCGGGTGGCGTTTCTGCGGCGGGCCGAAGGTGAGTCCCCTGTGTTACCGAGGCCGTGATGGGCGCGCCCAAACCGCACCTCGCCTTCTACTGCCCCGGCACCGGCACCGGCGGCCCCTGGCGGTACGTCCATTCCCTCCTCGGGGGCCTCGACCCGGACGAGTTCGATGTGACCGTGTTTTGCGACCTGCCCGGCGCGTACGAGCCGCGCCCGTGGGTGCGGGTCATTCGGCTCGGCGGGCCGGACAGCTTCCCCGGGGGCGCGCCTGTGGGGGCGCCCCCGGCGCACGCCCGCGCCCCGTACCGGGGGCCGGCGCTCGCCCGGTTGGCCCCGCCCGCGGTCCGCTTGTGGGCGGGGTTCGGCACGCAGGTGCGGCGGCTGGCCCGCCTGTTCCGCCGCACCCCCGTCGATCTCCTGCACACCCAGAACACCGGGTGCGAAGAGTCGCCCGTCGCCGCAAAGCTCGCCGGCGCCCGCTGTGTGGTCGGCACGTTCCACGTCGACCCCACCTACGACCTGCACAACG from the Frigoriglobus tundricola genome contains:
- a CDS encoding tyrosine-protein kinase domain-containing protein; this translates as MVPTSSEVPMPVTGKRGGMSARAVLHIVKRRPLTLCSVFLLALAAGAAAWCLLALPKTSVAVAFHISTQAPALLDATSESRIDFGSYRQAQIALVKRRQTLAAVLSSPAVQQLGVIQKQPNPQDWLSDALKVDTKGGELMVVSIEGDNPEELFTILEALCRAYLAEVDERDNGTRRRRIDKLEATNRSYRADLKTNYDRIDAIAVSLGAKDGETQALNDSLLRDDLRNATRELSVVRDQLQRAELDLRAAETPNAAPEAGGKGGAGTAPPGREAVVSPAQIDEELRQDADLRELEARVVQAQLTLNATKALFNPGERPLAVAKAEEELAAAQQKRDKYRDELRPRLESAVRKQAEQRERARMAGLRDAVAGLKKQEALVKTKVLDLREEVVKSNDYRVEIAKIRSEIAQTEKVMTRIADEANSIKIELGGAPPRVSLAEEPHVVPGLGGSRRKKFAVAAVLGVLFVGFAGVVLWEQRTARVTHPDDVTVALGVRLIGAVPPAGPAQDGTHAVLVEAIDATRTMLLSGGPDSDLRVVVVASAIAGEGKTSLSGHLAISLARAGSRTLLIDGDLRAPTAQRVFGGPLAPGLCEVLRGEIGAVAAVRPTDVPGLSVLTAGEWTLVTRQALVGNGWRAVKEQLRAAFDFVVVDTSPLLLVSDALLLAREADGVVVSVLMGVSQVALTEEAVSRLQTVRAKLTGVIANGVRSAAHEYTRAYRAHESPALPVGGAGGPHER
- a CDS encoding sugar transferase — encoded protein: MVAHPRPLAGLDDATRCPGPVRPDRLKRAIDVGTGLGLLIGALPVVLAIWALVRATSPGPGFYSQVRVGRGGRPFWIYKIRTMTVNCEAGSGAKWATKGDTRVTPVGRVLRKLHLDELPQLWNVLRGDMSLVGPRPERPEFVVPLSAEVAGYPERHRVRPGVTGLAQIQLPADTDLASVRRKVVLDRHYVEFGTLWLDLRIALGTLVYLLGFSYARVRRLLALPNPLGAPRAEAARRHGAHEVLGLGACHEPPQLEAEGGPAARGAVR
- a CDS encoding O-antigen ligase family protein encodes the protein MNFVLFVLLNAVLFVRPEELYPSIAGLRLFMLLIVPCVLLSLRQITHLLSSDALQRRPVAVCVLLFYASTLVTQLVAGNLEGALLQNGPGFGKVILYYFLLLAVVNTPERLRALVAALVVQILVLTAIALAQQYGVATFPSIKPAMQTMFDAETGERYTIPRMASSGIFSDPNDLCLVLGLGILCCVYGATTGSPGPVGLVLWALPVPVFVAALLETHSRGGLLGVLAGGGAYLYSRFGGARALPLAAAGAAAALVAVGGRQADVGSGGGTAHERMIMWAEGLHTLFQRPLAIPTGLGFGWYPDEFGLVAHNSFVEAYVELGLLGGGAFLGAFLLALRLIDRLGKGIEAAGWALEARPFAFAVLAAYAVGCYSLTRNYVIPTYLVLGLASVLLETSVARLPVPFQVNREWFTRAVLFAIGGLVFMKFATQGLGMAGI
- a CDS encoding ABC transporter permease codes for the protein MIETPATPGPAAPAARPPEPAPRRTVIEPPAGWQLIDLGELWRFRELVFFLIWRDVKVRYKQAALGIAWAVLQPALLMAVFSVFLGQLGGLSGGETPYPLFVLAGLIAWTFFSAAVGQAGGSVIGSERLITKIYFPRLAVPFAAVGAAAFDFAISLGLLGVVMAAYGYPPSWQIVFAPLAFGVLLTAATGLGTLLAALTVTYRDFRFVTPFLIQVGMYATPTIYMMVPADPSDGLRLWLALNPLVAPIAAFRACVLGGPVPWGGLALSAGAAAALFVFGCLYFRKVEDEFADRI
- a CDS encoding ABC transporter ATP-binding protein, translated to MTAPAIRVERLGKRYRLAHAQEGAPYRTLRESIMTFAAAPFRKRGSVEEFWALDDVSFEVQPGEVVGVIGRNGAGKSTLLKILSRITKPTTGRVELNGRVGSLLEVGTGFHPELTGRENVYLNGSILGMSRAEIARKFDEIVAFAEVEKFLDTPVKRYSSGMYVRLAFAVAAHLEPEILIIDEVLAVGDAVFQRRCINRMAELSRSGRSLIFVSHQLDIIKKLCKRGVRLVRGRIEDAGPIEQVIQNYQSDYRELDQTTDAITGYRTGNGKARFERLKLIGQDRAPTGDLRSGQRLAVEIEIGAQQRVEGASIGLVLRTLEGARIVSSLTEEVGFTVALEPGPNAFVCSFEPLPLRPGRTLALELWLFDGDVLDHVDVARIVDVVEGEPTEYSSRADQGALLCPYTWARRAPQ
- a CDS encoding FkbM family methyltransferase gives rise to the protein MPGVTLESLIGAAGFPHIDLLKVDVEGAEVELFRTADRWIDRVNVICIEFHGDSRETTGFDRLMAEHGFRIVYTDYHTTLALRGVPAH
- a CDS encoding glycosyltransferase; its protein translation is MHRTLALIPYVPHPPFGGGDQRVHHVLTALAGAGELVVWALSRHLDQPDGWPLAARFAERPRVFSHGAPGAASEPAPPLTGLFNQPFPTWPGRVRADYSHALWAALERLDLGGFSAVHVESLGMIPYGVALRARHPRLRLTLNVDNIDPVYAWQALRVAPRWFSRPTYWAVRNIAQLFRFSRRWFPAFDAVWVCSGTDRRWVLRWTNQRRVVVVPNGMDCAMFSDLDPAPDCPRLVMTGTMMEGPNSDGMAWFADRVWPEVLRAVPGAEFWCVGRDPCPPVLEAAQRHPGITVTGSVPDVRPYLARAAVSVAPVRYGTGTRLKILEAMAAGLPVVSTRLGADGLGFRHGRELLLADRAGDFANACIRLLTDAGARTRLGATGRRSVQKYDWKAIYQTISSLAAAGAERAPGARAPV